The following coding sequences lie in one Helicoverpa zea isolate HzStark_Cry1AcR chromosome 14, ilHelZeax1.1, whole genome shotgun sequence genomic window:
- the LOC124636268 gene encoding uncharacterized protein LOC124636268, with translation MPRVDNRQPAATEDFRRVLREKALNHSLFYLKLSAGVAPEHKRESHAHAPRRTSGSEGARAPPTGRVPRQAQPRVSELLRRFEPGPMQYLRPPRASSPLEDISSSDDDDRAAVRRRSRDLSDDSAVELETRLRRHSHPRDITPPPDTMSPRRERTLIEAHDVELGRRSSEGCEIRGRCVRTPSVVVSDYSDGVVAVGATEEEVNWLRSRSLSADSACSSCSTLSSREDDEFESPTLPKKMINAD, from the exons ATGCCGCGTGTCGACAACCGGCAACCGGCGGCGACCGAAGACTTCCGCCGCGTGCTGCGGGAAAAAGCACTGAACCACAGCCTGTTCTACTTGAAGCTGAGCGCAGGAGTCGCGCCCGAGCACAAGCGCGAGTCGCACGCGCACGCGCCGCGCAGGACCAGCGGCAGTGAgggcgcgcgcgcgccgccgaccGGCCGCGTCCCTCGACAGGCGCAGCCTCGCGTCTCCGAGCTCCTGCGCCGCTTCGAGCCCGGCCCGATGCAGTACCTCCGCCCGCCGCGGGCCTCCTCTCCACTCGAAGACATCTCGTCCTCGGACGACGACGACCGAGCGGCAGTCCGGCGCCGCAGTCGCGACCTCAGTGACGACTCCGCTGTCGAATTAGAGACGCGTCTGCGGAGGCACTCACATCCTAGGGATATTACGCCTCCGCCGGACACGATGTCACCGAGGCGAGAGAGGACGTTGATAGAGGCTCATGATGTGGAGTTGGGGCGAAGAAGTAGCGAGGGTTGTGAGATCAGAGGGCGATGCGTGAGGACCCCGAGCGTGGTGGTGAGCGACTACTCGGACGGGGTGGTGGCAGTGGGAGCCACGGAGGAGGAGGTCAACTGGCTGAGGTCGAGGTCCCTGTCTGCCGACTCCGCGTGCTCGTCCTGCTCCACGCTGTCCAGCCGCGAAGATGATGAGTTCGAGTCACCAACCCTGCCCAAAAAG ATGATAAACGCTGATTGA